The Rhinoraja longicauda isolate Sanriku21f chromosome 19, sRhiLon1.1, whole genome shotgun sequence genome includes a window with the following:
- the LOC144602947 gene encoding N-acetyltransferase 8-like, protein MMAASKAGGGPGFTVRPFRAGDSPEARRIFSEGLMDLPWPAFRRALLSPAALCLLLAAGAAVHGAGWTMAWADLPVAALLAVLYLACHMVFAHYLKETLEGVMLDIEGTYVRRPGAGFWVVEEEGGDGGLRGMVAAQEADGQPGCSQLLRLSADRRCRRLGLGRRLTRRVLEFARDSGCRECVLHTSTAQQPAVRLHWAQGFRVTRDDEPMPGLALLSWVTNIYQCEMRLGLLDAGNSG, encoded by the coding sequence ATGATGGCCGCAAGCAAGGCCGGAGGGGGTCCCGGCTTCACCGTGCGCCCGTTCCGGGCCGGCGACTCGCCGGAGGCCCGCAGGATCTTCTCGGAGGGTCTGATGGACCTGCCTTGGCCGGCCTTCCGCCGGGCCCTGCTGTCGCCCGCCGCTCTCTGCCTCCTCCTGGCTGCCGGGGCCGCCGTCCACGGAGCCGGCTGGACGATGGCCTGGGCCGATCTTCCTGTCGCTGCGCTACTAGCCGTGCTGTACCTGGCCTGCCACATGGTCTTTGCTCACTACCTGAAGGAGACGCTGGAGGGGGTCATGTTGGACATTGAGGGGACGTACGTGAGGAGGCCGGGGGCGGGGTtctgggtggtggaggaggaggggggagacggTGGGCTGCGGGGGATGGTTGCGGCGCAGGAGGCCGACGGACAGCCGGGTTGCTCCCAGCTCCTCCGCCTCTCGGCCGACCGGCGATGCCGGCGCCTGGGTCTGGGCCGCAGACTGACCCGCCGGGTGCTGGAGTTCGCCAGGGACAGCGGCTGTCGAGAGTGCGTCCTCCAcacctccaccgcccagcagcccGCCGTCCGTCTCCACTGGGCCCAGGGCTTTCGGGTGACCAGGGACGACGAGCCGATGCCCGGACTGGCCCTTCTCTCCTGGGTCACCAACATCTACCAGTGCGAGATGAGGCTGGGGCTTCTGGACGCCGGTAATTCCGGCTGA